The Agromyces marinus genome window below encodes:
- a CDS encoding DUF7144 family membrane protein, producing MSEVQGSRPVTVTIIGLLAFIAGALDMVSGVVLFFLLPVQEVVDGFGGTGPMITAATVSIVIGLVTAVLAGGLLRGSQGARLIVTVLQVLSVIGSLFLAVAYLGIPVGEWIGIAVSAVVLILLWTPKASAFFTR from the coding sequence ATGTCTGAAGTCCAGGGGAGTCGTCCGGTCACGGTGACGATCATCGGGTTGCTCGCGTTCATCGCGGGTGCGCTCGACATGGTCTCGGGCGTCGTGCTGTTCTTCCTGCTGCCGGTGCAGGAGGTCGTCGACGGCTTCGGGGGCACCGGGCCGATGATCACGGCCGCGACGGTGTCGATCGTCATCGGACTGGTCACCGCGGTGCTCGCCGGCGGGCTGCTGCGCGGCAGCCAGGGTGCGCGCCTCATCGTCACCGTCCTCCAGGTGCTCTCGGTCATCGGCTCGCTCTTCCTCGCGGTCGCGTACCTCGGCATCCCCGTCGGCGAGTGGATCGGCATCGCGGTCTCCGCGGTCGTGCTGATCCTGCTGTGGACGCCGAAGGCGAGCGCGTTCTTCACCCGATGA
- the recQ gene encoding DNA helicase RecQ, whose translation MTWSEHAHPLGAPDPADDIPWDPDELVPPEDEWAPPPPSDAGLPNAGPPNAGARAAAGARPAPARFSSAAEALRTVYGYDSFRGEQAAIIDHVASGGDAVVLMPTGGGKSLCYQIPALLREGTGVVVSPLIALMHDQVDGLVRNGVRAGYLNSSQTAAERSRVERAYLAGELDLLYVAPERLGSEQTKRFLERGTIALFAIDEAHCVAQWGHDFRPDYLALAELAERWPDVPRMALTATATEATHREITDRLSLGEARHFVSSFDRPNIQYRIAPKLDVRKQLLDFVRTEGRDADGNAVAGIVYALSRARTEKFAAFLAANGIDAVPYHAGLDAETRRRTQERFLREDGVVVVATIAFGMGIDKPDVRFVAHVDLPKSVEGYYQETGRAGRDGLPSTVWLAYGLQDVVQQRRMIDESPGDLAHRRRLAAHLDAMLALCETVECRRRNLLAYFGEPSDPCGNCDTCLEPPASWDGTVAAQKLMSTIVRLQRERGQRFGAGHLVDILRGKRTARVEQYGHDALATWAIGDDLTDAQWRGAVRQLLAQGLLQPVGEYGVLTLTDASAAVLSGERRVSFRVEPDRPSRARSARAAAPAAADLEPRDAELFEALRAWRAGEAREQGVPAYIVFGDATLRAVAVRRPGSVADLDGISGIGAKKLGAYGEAVLGVVAEHRG comes from the coding sequence GTGACCTGGAGCGAGCACGCGCACCCGCTCGGTGCGCCCGACCCGGCCGACGACATCCCGTGGGACCCGGATGAGCTCGTGCCGCCGGAGGACGAGTGGGCGCCGCCCCCGCCGTCCGACGCGGGGCTGCCGAACGCGGGACCGCCGAACGCGGGGGCGCGGGCCGCCGCGGGCGCCCGGCCCGCTCCCGCACGGTTCTCCTCGGCAGCCGAGGCGTTGCGGACGGTGTACGGGTACGACTCCTTCCGTGGCGAGCAGGCCGCGATCATCGACCACGTCGCATCCGGCGGGGATGCGGTCGTGCTGATGCCGACCGGCGGCGGCAAGAGCCTCTGCTACCAGATCCCCGCACTGCTCCGTGAGGGAACGGGCGTGGTGGTCTCGCCGCTCATCGCGCTCATGCACGACCAGGTCGACGGGCTCGTGCGCAACGGCGTGCGTGCCGGCTACCTGAACTCGTCGCAGACCGCGGCGGAGCGGTCGCGGGTCGAGCGCGCGTACCTCGCGGGCGAGCTCGACCTGCTCTACGTCGCGCCCGAACGGCTCGGGTCGGAGCAGACCAAGCGGTTCCTCGAGCGCGGCACGATCGCGCTGTTCGCCATCGACGAGGCGCACTGCGTCGCCCAGTGGGGTCACGACTTCCGGCCCGACTACCTCGCGCTCGCCGAACTCGCCGAACGCTGGCCCGACGTGCCGCGCATGGCGTTGACCGCGACGGCGACCGAGGCCACGCACCGCGAGATCACCGACCGGCTCTCGCTCGGCGAAGCCAGGCACTTCGTCTCGAGCTTCGACCGGCCGAACATCCAGTACCGGATCGCGCCCAAGCTCGACGTCCGGAAGCAGTTGCTGGATTTCGTCCGCACCGAGGGCCGCGATGCCGACGGCAACGCGGTCGCGGGCATCGTGTACGCGCTCTCGCGTGCGCGCACCGAGAAGTTCGCGGCGTTCCTCGCCGCGAACGGCATCGATGCGGTGCCGTACCACGCGGGCCTCGACGCCGAGACGCGTCGGCGGACCCAGGAGCGGTTCCTGCGCGAGGACGGCGTCGTGGTGGTCGCGACCATCGCGTTCGGCATGGGCATCGACAAGCCCGACGTGCGGTTCGTCGCGCACGTCGACCTGCCGAAGTCGGTCGAGGGCTACTACCAGGAGACGGGGCGTGCGGGGCGCGACGGCCTGCCGTCGACGGTGTGGCTCGCCTACGGGCTCCAGGACGTCGTGCAGCAGCGTCGGATGATCGACGAGAGCCCGGGCGACCTCGCGCACCGCAGGCGGCTGGCGGCCCACCTCGATGCGATGCTCGCGCTCTGCGAGACCGTCGAGTGCCGCAGGCGGAACCTGCTGGCGTACTTCGGCGAACCGAGCGACCCGTGCGGGAACTGCGACACGTGCCTCGAGCCGCCGGCGTCGTGGGATGGCACGGTCGCCGCGCAGAAGCTCATGTCGACGATCGTCCGGCTGCAGCGCGAGCGCGGGCAGCGCTTCGGTGCCGGTCACCTCGTCGACATCCTGCGCGGCAAGCGGACCGCCCGGGTCGAGCAGTACGGGCACGATGCGCTCGCGACGTGGGCCATCGGCGACGACCTGACGGATGCGCAGTGGCGCGGCGCCGTTCGCCAGCTGCTCGCGCAGGGCCTGCTGCAGCCGGTCGGCGAGTACGGCGTGCTGACGCTGACGGATGCCTCGGCGGCCGTGCTCTCGGGCGAGCGGCGCGTGTCGTTCCGCGTCGAGCCGGATCGCCCGTCGCGCGCCCGCTCGGCGCGCGCCGCGGCGCCCGCGGCGGCCGACCTGGAACCGCGTGACGCGGAGCTGTTCGAGGCGCTTCGCGCGTGGCGCGCGGGCGAGGCGCGCGAGCAGGGCGTGCCCGCGTACATCGTCTTCGGCGACGCCACGCTCCGCGCGGTCGCCGTCCGCCGCCCGGGTTCGGTGGCCGACCTCGACGGGATCTCGGGGATCGGCGCGAAGAAGCTCGGGGCCTACGGCGAGGCGGTGCTCGGCGTCGTCGCCGAGCACCGCGGCTGA
- a CDS encoding copper resistance CopC family protein codes for MPARRLSAFGAVVALTAMAVIAGPASPAAAHNTVIAVGPKDGSTVVTQPETVWLQTNDALLDVEGAGAMDVVGPDGLHYAGGCPAITGAIASVPAELGPAGEYTVVWRVVSADGHPISGEFDFDWEPADGEPLAEGAAESTCESSGSGAVEPGPQTEGEADAAGSGAASDLLWIGGAVMVALAAAGVAFLVIRRRDDDDGPDDAGSPDSAGPEDQATATGASDERPESARTD; via the coding sequence ATGCCCGCACGGCGTCTCTCCGCTTTCGGCGCGGTCGTCGCACTCACGGCGATGGCCGTGATCGCGGGCCCGGCGTCGCCCGCCGCGGCGCACAACACCGTGATCGCCGTCGGCCCGAAGGACGGCTCGACGGTCGTGACCCAGCCCGAGACCGTCTGGCTCCAGACGAACGACGCGCTGCTCGACGTCGAGGGTGCCGGAGCGATGGACGTCGTCGGGCCGGACGGGCTCCACTACGCGGGCGGGTGCCCGGCGATCACGGGGGCGATCGCGAGCGTGCCCGCCGAGCTCGGCCCCGCGGGCGAGTACACGGTCGTGTGGCGGGTCGTCTCCGCCGACGGGCACCCGATCTCCGGTGAGTTCGACTTCGACTGGGAGCCCGCCGACGGCGAACCGCTCGCCGAGGGGGCTGCCGAATCGACGTGCGAGTCGTCGGGTTCGGGCGCAGTCGAGCCCGGTCCGCAGACCGAGGGCGAGGCGGATGCCGCCGGCTCCGGCGCCGCGTCCGATCTGCTGTGGATCGGCGGCGCGGTGATGGTCGCGCTGGCCGCGGCCGGGGTCGCGTTCCTGGTCATCCGGCGCCGCGACGATGACGACGGGCCGGACGATGCGGGCTCACCCGACTCCGCAGGGCCTGAAGACCAGGCCACGGCGACGGGTGCCTCGGACGAACGTCCCGAGTCGGCGCGCACGGACTGA
- a CDS encoding YcnI family copper-binding membrane protein, whose translation MRSITRTTAAAATALGAGTLLALAAPVAAQAHVVVTPSTTAAGSYSVLEFASGHGCEGSPTASYAVEIPESILSVTPTLKAGWEVEKVMVELDEPVEGAHGEVIAERVGQVVYTAATPQPDGYREAFQIQVRLPEDAAGERLEFPVLQTCVEGETAWAESPAADGSEPELPAPAIAVTEASAADGHGHSDDEAEGEEGHVEAETTASTDSSVDVLGRVLGITGLAVGAAGLVVAIAATRKKRA comes from the coding sequence ATGCGATCCATCACCCGTACCACCGCGGCCGCCGCCACCGCACTCGGCGCCGGAACCCTCCTCGCCCTGGCCGCGCCCGTCGCGGCCCAGGCCCACGTCGTCGTGACCCCCAGCACGACCGCGGCCGGCTCCTACTCCGTGCTCGAGTTCGCCTCGGGCCACGGCTGCGAGGGCTCGCCGACCGCGTCGTACGCCGTCGAGATCCCCGAGTCGATCCTCTCGGTCACGCCGACGCTCAAGGCGGGCTGGGAGGTCGAGAAGGTCATGGTCGAGCTCGACGAGCCGGTCGAGGGCGCCCATGGCGAGGTCATCGCCGAACGCGTCGGGCAGGTCGTGTACACGGCCGCGACGCCGCAGCCCGACGGCTACCGCGAAGCCTTCCAGATCCAGGTCCGGCTGCCCGAGGATGCGGCGGGCGAGCGGCTCGAGTTCCCCGTGCTGCAGACCTGCGTCGAGGGCGAGACGGCCTGGGCCGAGTCGCCCGCGGCAGACGGCTCGGAGCCCGAGCTGCCCGCGCCCGCGATCGCGGTCACCGAGGCGAGCGCCGCGGACGGGCACGGCCACTCCGACGACGAGGCCGAGGGAGAGGAGGGTCACGTCGAGGCCGAGACCACCGCGTCGACCGACTCCTCCGTCGACGTCCTCGGACGTGTGCTCGGCATCACCGGACTCGCGGTCGGCGCTGCGGGCCTGGTCGTCGCGATCGCCGCGACGCGCAAGAAGCGGGCCTGA
- a CDS encoding bifunctional metallophosphatase/5'-nucleotidase produces the protein MQQRSPGAAPGRTASPARTRGRAAAGALAGATALALALGGVASAQAAPGAPGPNALGHLVDMNLLTFNDFHGRIEQSGSAGGVAALASAIKAFEAENRNTVVAAAGDLIGASTFTSFIQQDEPTMVTLSKAGLDVSSVGNHEFDRGFDDLTDRVIPLVDWEYLGANVYDKATGEAALPEYWTTKFQGVTIGFVGAVTDELPSLVSPGGIEDITVGDPVEATNRVADQLSDGDKKNGEADIVVLLVHEGAADTSVASATDPDSRFGKIVLGANDNVDAIVSGHTHLAYNHVIDGRPVISSGQYGERFSNMEITYDRKKDEIVQMENTIYTMAIRNERGDVIGYNYEQDPSIVPLVSEATAIADELGSVVLGDAAAGFGRAVRADPVGAPSFPENRGGESTLGNFVADVQKWSLNVDGTRNVQITFMNPGGLRADVAAGEVTFAEAAAVQPFANTLVSMNLTGAQIKQVLEEQWQPAGASRPFLKLGVNAEFAYTYDPAGPAGDRIDDMWLSGVPIDPAATYSVGVNSFLATGGDNFATLALGTSKADSGKIDLESMVDWFDTFGTATPDVKQRAVGVHLPGGTSVSAGASVTVNLSSLDFTRDEVDADTAVVSSGGVELGSAAIDTAYTPNFDEVGQASVNFTVPAGASGPTTFVVTVPSTGTTTSFTLDVS, from the coding sequence ATGCAGCAACGTTCCCCCGGAGCGGCGCCCGGCCGCACCGCTTCCCCAGCACGCACCCGTGGGCGCGCCGCCGCAGGCGCGCTCGCCGGCGCGACCGCACTCGCCCTGGCCCTCGGCGGCGTGGCGTCCGCCCAGGCCGCTCCCGGCGCACCCGGGCCGAACGCGCTCGGCCACCTCGTGGACATGAACCTGCTCACGTTCAACGACTTCCACGGGCGAATCGAGCAGTCCGGCTCCGCAGGCGGCGTCGCCGCGCTCGCATCAGCGATCAAGGCGTTCGAGGCCGAGAACAGGAACACGGTCGTCGCCGCAGCGGGCGACCTCATCGGCGCATCGACGTTCACCTCCTTCATCCAGCAGGACGAGCCCACCATGGTGACGCTCAGCAAGGCCGGGCTCGACGTGAGCTCGGTCGGCAACCACGAGTTCGACCGCGGGTTCGACGACCTGACCGACCGGGTCATCCCGCTCGTCGACTGGGAGTACCTCGGCGCCAACGTCTACGACAAGGCCACGGGCGAAGCCGCCCTTCCCGAGTACTGGACGACGAAGTTCCAGGGCGTCACCATCGGCTTCGTCGGCGCGGTGACCGACGAACTGCCCTCCCTCGTGAGCCCCGGCGGCATCGAGGACATCACCGTCGGCGACCCGGTCGAGGCGACGAACCGAGTCGCAGACCAGCTGAGCGACGGCGACAAGAAGAACGGCGAGGCCGACATCGTCGTCCTCCTCGTGCACGAGGGCGCCGCCGATACGAGCGTCGCGAGCGCGACCGACCCGGACTCGCGCTTCGGCAAGATCGTCCTCGGTGCGAACGACAACGTCGACGCGATCGTCTCGGGCCACACCCACCTGGCGTACAACCACGTCATCGACGGGCGCCCGGTCATCTCGAGCGGCCAGTACGGCGAGCGGTTCTCCAACATGGAGATCACCTACGACCGCAAGAAGGACGAGATCGTGCAGATGGAGAACACCATCTACACGATGGCCATCCGCAACGAGCGGGGTGACGTCATCGGCTACAACTACGAGCAGGATCCGTCGATCGTGCCGCTCGTCAGCGAGGCGACGGCGATCGCCGATGAACTCGGCAGCGTCGTCCTCGGCGACGCGGCGGCGGGCTTCGGCCGAGCCGTTCGGGCCGACCCGGTCGGGGCGCCCTCGTTCCCCGAGAACCGCGGTGGGGAGTCGACGCTCGGCAACTTCGTCGCCGACGTCCAGAAGTGGTCGCTCAACGTCGACGGCACCCGCAACGTCCAGATCACCTTCATGAACCCCGGTGGTCTGCGTGCAGACGTGGCCGCGGGCGAGGTGACCTTCGCCGAGGCTGCGGCCGTCCAGCCGTTCGCCAACACGCTCGTGTCGATGAACCTGACCGGAGCGCAGATCAAGCAGGTGCTCGAGGAGCAGTGGCAGCCCGCCGGTGCGAGCCGTCCGTTCCTCAAGCTCGGCGTCAACGCGGAGTTCGCGTACACCTACGACCCGGCGGGCCCCGCCGGCGACCGGATCGACGACATGTGGCTGAGCGGGGTCCCGATCGACCCGGCCGCGACGTACTCGGTCGGCGTGAACTCGTTCCTCGCGACGGGCGGCGACAACTTCGCGACCCTCGCCCTCGGCACGAGCAAGGCCGACAGCGGCAAGATCGACCTCGAGTCGATGGTCGACTGGTTCGACACGTTCGGCACGGCGACGCCCGACGTGAAGCAGCGCGCCGTGGGCGTGCACCTTCCCGGAGGGACCTCGGTCTCCGCCGGTGCCTCGGTCACGGTGAACCTGTCGTCGCTCGACTTCACGCGTGACGAGGTCGACGCGGACACCGCGGTCGTCTCCTCGGGTGGCGTCGAACTGGGCAGCGCTGCGATCGACACCGCGTACACGCCGAACTTCGACGAGGTCGGCCAGGCGAGCGTGAACTTCACGGTGCCGGCCGGCGCGAGCGGACCGACGACGTTCGTCGTCACCGTCCCCTCGACCGGGACGACGACCTCGTTCACGCTCGACGTGAGCTGA
- a CDS encoding EamA family transporter yields MAVAVAVAVAVAVAVADDMLGAMLTAVLSLTGAIVYGAADFLGGLAARRIGAVLATAVSATAGLVAMLAALPVLGGIWSAADVGWGALSGLIGAVAIALLYACLAIGPMSILSPLTALLSAVTPMLWGTLVGAERFGTLGLWGLGLALVAVVLVGFVPERGAVRPSLRGILLAVGSGVSIGLYYITISQTADSSGVVPLVANRVVAATVMFAAVGVLAVRAGVAARTPAGVAAASSTTRADASDSRRTTLRAGIALAVACGVVDATANVLLLLGIRAGDLAVAAVLGAMYPAGTILLAAFVLRERIAPVQWAGLALALAAAGMLALA; encoded by the coding sequence GTGGCCGTGGCCGTGGCCGTGGCCGTGGCCGTGGCCGTGGCCGTGGCCGACGATATGCTCGGCGCGATGCTCACCGCGGTCCTCTCGCTCACCGGTGCGATCGTCTACGGCGCCGCGGACTTCCTCGGCGGACTCGCCGCGCGGCGCATCGGCGCGGTGCTCGCCACGGCCGTCTCGGCGACCGCGGGCCTCGTCGCGATGCTGGCGGCGCTGCCGGTGCTCGGCGGCATCTGGTCCGCCGCCGACGTCGGCTGGGGCGCGCTCTCGGGGCTGATCGGCGCGGTCGCGATCGCGCTGCTCTACGCGTGCCTCGCGATCGGGCCGATGAGCATCCTCTCGCCGCTGACCGCGCTGCTCTCGGCGGTGACCCCGATGCTCTGGGGCACCCTCGTCGGGGCCGAGCGATTCGGCACCCTGGGGCTCTGGGGACTCGGCCTGGCACTCGTCGCGGTGGTGCTCGTCGGGTTCGTGCCCGAGCGGGGCGCGGTCCGACCGAGCCTGCGCGGCATCCTCCTCGCGGTGGGATCGGGCGTCTCGATCGGCCTGTACTACATCACGATCTCGCAGACCGCCGATTCGTCGGGGGTCGTGCCGCTCGTGGCGAACCGGGTCGTCGCGGCGACGGTCATGTTCGCGGCGGTCGGCGTGCTCGCCGTGCGAGCGGGCGTCGCCGCCAGGACTCCGGCCGGCGTCGCCGCAGCGTCGTCGACGACGAGAGCGGATGCCTCGGACTCCCGCCGCACGACGCTGCGCGCCGGCATCGCGCTGGCGGTCGCATGCGGCGTGGTCGATGCGACCGCGAACGTCCTGCTCCTGCTCGGCATCCGCGCGGGCGATCTCGCGGTGGCCGCGGTGCTCGGCGCGATGTACCCGGCCGGGACGATCCTGCTCGCCGCGTTCGTGCTGCGCGAACGCATCGCGCCCGTGCAGTGGGCGGGCCTCGCGCTGGCCCTCGCCGCAGCCGGCATGCTCGCGCTCGCGTAG